In Brevibacillus brevis NBRC 100599, a single genomic region encodes these proteins:
- a CDS encoding DUF2512 family protein: MDGLLMKLLVSPLLVVLADALFPEVNFANLYQSVGVGFVLAIAGYFLDRAILTAGSLWLTTMFDLIIGFLIVYGSIVFLPTAQIAAVGAGFVAIFFGVAEYIQHVWLIRTGRTESV; encoded by the coding sequence GTGGACGGTCTTTTGATGAAGCTGCTCGTTAGTCCGTTGTTGGTCGTTTTGGCAGATGCTCTCTTTCCAGAAGTGAATTTCGCTAATCTATATCAGTCTGTCGGAGTCGGATTTGTCTTGGCAATCGCCGGATATTTTTTGGATAGGGCGATCCTTACAGCAGGGAGTCTTTGGCTTACGACCATGTTTGACTTGATTATCGGCTTTTTGATCGTTTATGGAAGCATTGTGTTTTTGCCGACGGCTCAAATCGCTGCAGTCGGGGCCGGTTTTGTTGCGATATTTTTTGGCGTAGCAGAATATATCCAGCATGTTTGGCTGATACGAACAGGACGAACGGAAAGTGTATAG
- the coxB gene encoding cytochrome c oxidase subunit II, whose product MKGWQQYWRQFSLFALLALVLTGCGKDELSALKPSGPVAAMQFDLMKLSSAIMIGVFIVVMAIFTYVLIRYRKRPGQQGIPKQVEGNHALEILWTVIPFLLLIIMAIPTVTTGFALHKEYPKEEAVQVKVTAHQFWWEFEYPDLGVASAQDLVLPVGKKVQFVLSASDVKHAFWIPALGGKIDTNPGQENKMWLQADKAGIYYGKCAELCGASHALMDFKVEVKEQADFDTWVANMKGVQAKEPVTATSPLAAEGQQIFDKSCLGCHAVAGKGGKMGPNLTNFADRERVAGIKAHTPENIAEWLKDPQKIKPGNKMPNLNLDDNQVKALVEYMETLSVSEKK is encoded by the coding sequence ATGAAGGGTTGGCAACAGTATTGGCGTCAGTTTTCCCTGTTTGCTCTGCTGGCGCTAGTGTTAACCGGGTGTGGCAAGGATGAGCTCTCAGCGCTCAAGCCCTCTGGTCCGGTAGCTGCGATGCAGTTTGACCTGATGAAGCTGTCCTCCGCTATCATGATCGGCGTCTTCATTGTCGTTATGGCGATCTTTACGTACGTCCTTATCCGCTATCGTAAGCGTCCCGGACAGCAAGGCATTCCTAAGCAGGTTGAAGGAAATCATGCACTTGAAATTCTTTGGACGGTAATTCCTTTCTTGCTCCTAATCATCATGGCGATTCCGACTGTTACTACTGGTTTCGCACTGCACAAGGAGTACCCGAAAGAGGAAGCAGTTCAAGTAAAGGTTACCGCTCACCAATTCTGGTGGGAATTCGAGTATCCTGATCTTGGAGTAGCGAGTGCACAAGACTTGGTATTGCCGGTTGGTAAAAAGGTTCAATTCGTATTATCAGCATCTGATGTTAAGCACGCATTCTGGATTCCTGCATTGGGCGGTAAAATCGATACGAACCCAGGGCAAGAAAACAAAATGTGGCTGCAAGCAGACAAAGCAGGCATTTACTACGGTAAATGTGCGGAGCTCTGTGGAGCCTCCCATGCCTTGATGGACTTCAAGGTAGAAGTAAAGGAACAAGCAGATTTTGACACTTGGGTAGCGAACATGAAGGGCGTTCAGGCAAAAGAACCTGTAACGGCAACTTCTCCACTGGCTGCAGAAGGTCAACAAATCTTTGATAAGAGCTGTTTGGGATGTCACGCTGTGGCAGGTAAAGGCGGTAAGATGGGGCCAAACCTGACTAACTTTGCAGATCGCGAACGTGTAGCAGGTATCAAAGCACATACGCCTGAAAACATTGCAGAGTGGCTGAAAGATCCGCAAAAAATCAAGCCAGGCAACAAAATGCCTAACCTCAACCTCGATGACAACCAAGTGAAAGCACTTGTAGAGTACATGGAGACATTGAGCGTAAGCGAGAAAAAGTAA
- a CDS encoding oxidoreductase, which translates to MQKRPIALVTGTSSGFGKHASVALVKAGFQVIAAMRDPAKRDPLDKLASLLIDPDHLEVISLDVTNSEQIQEAITSIIAKHGRIDLLVNNAGYALGGFAEEVSSEEWRKQFDVNVFGLIDVTRAVLPYMRQQQAGRIINVSSISGRFGFPGLSPYAASKHAVEGFSESLRLEMLPFQVQVVLVEPGSFRTAIWEKGMQDQQLDEDSPYASQMKQLIRHVEAIIEKAPAPDAVISTIVHAATTPKPRFRYPVGRGVGLTIVAKNWLPWSWIERIVTKRS; encoded by the coding sequence ATGCAAAAAAGACCAATTGCACTAGTCACTGGTACCTCAAGTGGCTTTGGTAAGCATGCATCGGTCGCTTTAGTCAAGGCTGGTTTTCAGGTAATTGCTGCTATGCGTGATCCAGCAAAAAGAGACCCTCTTGACAAATTGGCAAGCTTGCTTATAGATCCTGACCACCTGGAAGTCATTTCCCTTGATGTTACGAATTCGGAACAAATTCAGGAGGCGATCACCTCCATCATTGCAAAACATGGGCGCATTGATTTGTTGGTAAACAATGCCGGCTACGCGTTGGGTGGCTTTGCTGAGGAGGTCTCTTCTGAAGAATGGCGCAAGCAGTTTGATGTAAATGTGTTTGGGCTGATCGACGTCACTCGGGCAGTCTTGCCTTATATGCGGCAGCAACAAGCTGGACGAATTATAAACGTAAGCAGCATCAGTGGGCGATTTGGTTTCCCCGGTCTCTCGCCGTATGCCGCATCCAAGCATGCAGTCGAAGGCTTCAGTGAATCGCTTCGCCTTGAAATGCTACCCTTTCAGGTTCAAGTCGTCCTTGTTGAGCCCGGCTCCTTTCGTACAGCCATCTGGGAGAAAGGAATGCAAGACCAACAGCTTGATGAAGACTCTCCTTACGCCTCCCAAATGAAGCAACTGATACGTCACGTAGAAGCAATCATAGAAAAGGCACCTGCTCCCGACGCAGTCATCTCGACGATTGTCCATGCGGCCACCACTCCCAAGCCGCGATTCCGCTACCCGGTTGGCCGAGGCGTGGGACTTACAATCGTCGCAAAAAATTGGCTTCCGTGGTCATGGATTGAGCGAATCGTGACAAAGCGATCGTAA